A window of Mucilaginibacter paludis DSM 18603 contains these coding sequences:
- a CDS encoding RagB/SusD family nutrient uptake outer membrane protein codes for MISVFSCKKTFDYQPENVLDITKNYQDVNDADAVILGLYGKFAKVMDKYIVLNELQGDLMDVTPNADKYLKEINEHSATTDNPWADPKPFYALVIDCNDIMYNFKEMLRTRRMTQAEFDIRYSEVTTVWVWVYLQLGIQYGSVPFVTDPLATIDAVKDPSKSPTVSFDVLIDNLIAMIRTVPVLNPIALTDETHTPIIVTAGSSLIRVIDGYSTSRMFLNRYFLFGDVFLWKGSYAEAAHYYRAAMDLSEYVKISSGSGSYPDFFRVTGSKGEATGPTWDSDFISPFDGDIKSDIISQVPFDKKFQPGNPFISLFSHAGKYLLKPSAKSINNWDIQYRSDNSPIDIYRGPDKSYSMGPEPEVKKLIAGFNKLNPLETTGKFIIQRSRGLHLRFLEAANRDGRDQLAYALLNNGLKAAYTGPPPVPANVVNIMQSFDANPDYYFDARAGQFPPYVGIWSGNIGIRGNASLVPVKVDSVKYFDMSVPALWDKPVKDAKGLAIAQEDLILKENALEMAFEGVRWTDLVRVGLRREKEIPGSGLAFMQATVAAKFIAAGKSVPPGVAQLGSSVANWYLPFKR; via the coding sequence ATGATAAGTGTTTTTTCCTGTAAAAAAACCTTTGATTACCAGCCCGAGAACGTACTTGATATCACGAAAAATTACCAGGACGTAAATGACGCCGATGCTGTTATCCTGGGTTTATATGGGAAATTCGCAAAGGTCATGGATAAATATATCGTATTGAATGAATTGCAGGGCGACCTGATGGATGTAACACCGAATGCGGATAAATATCTTAAGGAAATCAATGAGCATAGTGCGACAACCGATAACCCCTGGGCGGATCCGAAGCCCTTTTATGCTCTGGTCATTGACTGCAATGATATCATGTACAATTTCAAAGAGATGTTGAGAACCAGAAGAATGACTCAGGCAGAATTTGATATCAGGTATTCTGAGGTCACTACAGTTTGGGTATGGGTATACCTTCAACTTGGTATTCAATATGGATCAGTGCCGTTTGTGACCGACCCATTGGCAACGATCGATGCCGTAAAGGACCCATCAAAATCGCCCACCGTAAGTTTTGACGTGCTAATCGATAATCTGATTGCAATGATCAGAACGGTTCCGGTGCTGAACCCCATAGCCCTGACGGACGAAACACATACACCAATCATCGTGACGGCGGGTTCATCATTGATCCGTGTAATCGATGGCTACAGTACATCGAGAATGTTCCTAAACAGGTACTTTCTTTTTGGCGATGTCTTTTTATGGAAAGGAAGTTACGCAGAGGCGGCGCATTACTACCGGGCTGCGATGGATCTATCTGAATACGTAAAAATTTCTTCTGGGTCGGGGTCATATCCCGATTTTTTCAGGGTGACCGGCAGTAAAGGAGAGGCGACAGGTCCTACCTGGGACAGCGATTTTATATCCCCTTTCGATGGCGATATCAAAAGTGATATCATCAGCCAGGTGCCCTTTGATAAAAAATTCCAACCTGGCAATCCTTTCATCAGTCTTTTTTCGCACGCGGGAAAATACCTGCTGAAGCCATCTGCCAAATCCATTAACAACTGGGATATACAGTACCGATCTGATAATTCACCCATCGACATTTATAGGGGGCCTGACAAATCGTACTCTATGGGTCCGGAGCCGGAAGTAAAGAAGCTAATCGCGGGCTTTAATAAACTCAACCCTTTGGAAACAACAGGAAAATTTATTATTCAGCGATCAAGAGGACTTCACCTTCGTTTTTTGGAAGCGGCCAACAGGGACGGCCGTGACCAATTAGCCTACGCCTTGTTAAACAATGGCTTAAAAGCGGCCTATACCGGTCCTCCTCCTGTTCCCGCTAATGTGGTGAACATTATGCAAAGCTTTGATGCGAACCCGGATTATTATTTCGATGCCAGAGCTGGGCAGTTTCCTCCTTACGTAGGGATATGGAGCGGTAATATTGGTATTAGGGGAAATGCCAGCCTCGTACCCGTTAAAGTTGATTCTGTAAAGTACTTTGATATGTCGGTACCGGCACTATGGGATAAACCTGTCAAGGATGCCAAAGGTCTGGCGATCGCCCAGGAGGATCTCATTCTGAAGGAAAACGCACTTGAAATGGCTTTTGAAGGGGTACGATGGACTGACCTTGTCCGGGTCGGGCTAAGACGGGAAAAGGAAATACCGGGGTCTGGGCTGGCGTTCATGCAGGCAACTGTTGCTGCGAAGTTCATAGCCGCTGGGAAATCAGTGCCTCCGGGTGTGGCCCAACTCGGGTCTAGTGTAGCGAACTGGTACCTGCCCTTTAAAAGATAG
- a CDS encoding SusC/RagA family TonB-linked outer membrane protein, whose protein sequence is MNYVLNTSLKNIILILLVIGFTPMCIKAQIGSLKPDSASKKRNVADNFLTGSVRDAGTGKTLPGISIASGTELATITDEKGEFRIEVSDHYAVINVSGQGYQQKEIVLKGRKTIVIDLYPDTYKSFYSEVKLPYSVNSKLHTAYAVETVSSYDNWQRTAESSDTYLQGRVAGLNVTRRSGTPGVGGNLLLNGFSSLYSTNQPLIVVDGMIYDNFSYGTSTIAGHISNPLSNIDIKDVDSYTIIKDGTAFYGTRGANGVILITTNRAKSQVTNIDFAAYGGYNYKPGNLPVMNDRNYRIFLSDLLVTVPGETPANIQLKPYINDSANPLYYQYHNTTNWQDQVMKNSYNQNYYMKITGGDNIATYGLSVGYLGEKGITRNTDHQRNQTRFNADLNLTKKLSAQANLSFVNNQQNLKSQGIAPKTNVLYLGLVKAPILAPLQKSSTNETAPIAADVDAFNISNPYALTEDMVGINKNYRFVGSVSFFMKLNEKLKLQTLIGVNYDKVRENFFIPGLGVVPDTLATGISTNSSGTSTKSLYSVYNDSRISYASRFRNDQKLAVNFGARYSYSEREADAGLGYSSATDDYVSVGAGLPALRSNTGYNSKWNWMDVYGNVDYELKNKYFASLNIAADASSRFGKNASTSFALNGNKLALMPSIGLGWLVSSEGFMKSVRFIDILKFRAGYGMTGNDDIGDYTTAQFYSSQNLLGSQGLVRGNIANPSLKWETVKKANLGMDISLFKERLNLSVDYFNHHTTDMITYEPTGTISGFSYAITNNGAMETKGLTFAASGRLLNTRVKFDIGGNISFYKNKLTMIPDDKLLTTFAGGTIISQVGQTANLFYGFKTNGVFASEAEAAASGLKNLRADGTITNFRGGDMRYIDNNHDGIIDDNDRQVIGDPNPAFTGSFITSGSYKRWSMDAVVTFTSGNDIYNYTRRQLSSMSGYENQLDYAINRWKIPGQVTNVPRAEYGDPAGNSRFSDRWIESGAYLRLRTISVTYAILKTGSTIKSAKLFLTADNLFTITNYLGYDPEFSASGNLFSQGTDIGLEPQFRTMQIGIRLGL, encoded by the coding sequence ATGAATTACGTATTGAATACATCACTAAAAAACATCATACTGATCCTACTGGTTATTGGATTTACACCCATGTGTATAAAGGCGCAGATCGGTTCCCTTAAGCCGGATTCCGCCAGTAAAAAAAGAAACGTGGCGGACAATTTTCTAACCGGTAGTGTAAGGGATGCCGGAACAGGGAAAACACTGCCGGGTATCAGCATTGCTTCCGGCACCGAACTTGCGACAATCACTGATGAGAAAGGTGAGTTCCGGATTGAGGTAAGCGATCATTATGCAGTGATTAATGTATCCGGTCAGGGCTACCAGCAAAAGGAAATCGTTTTAAAAGGCAGAAAAACGATCGTTATTGATCTTTACCCCGACACCTACAAATCATTTTACAGCGAGGTAAAACTTCCTTATTCTGTAAACTCAAAATTACATACTGCATATGCTGTAGAAACAGTGAGTAGTTATGATAATTGGCAGCGCACCGCGGAAAGTTCGGATACCTATTTACAGGGACGGGTCGCCGGCCTAAACGTTACCCGCCGGTCGGGTACACCCGGTGTAGGCGGAAACTTATTGCTTAATGGTTTCAGCTCATTGTACTCAACTAATCAACCCCTTATCGTTGTCGATGGAATGATCTATGATAATTTCAGCTATGGTACCTCAACCATCGCGGGACATATTTCTAATCCCTTATCCAATATCGATATCAAAGACGTGGATTCATACACCATTATTAAAGACGGAACGGCTTTTTATGGGACAAGAGGTGCTAACGGTGTTATTTTGATTACGACGAACCGGGCCAAAAGCCAGGTGACCAATATTGACTTTGCAGCCTATGGTGGTTATAATTATAAACCTGGAAATTTGCCGGTCATGAACGACCGGAATTACCGTATTTTCCTTTCTGACCTTTTGGTCACGGTTCCGGGTGAAACGCCTGCTAACATTCAACTTAAGCCATATATCAACGATTCTGCGAATCCATTATATTACCAGTACCACAATACGACGAACTGGCAGGACCAGGTAATGAAAAACAGCTATAACCAGAATTATTACATGAAGATCACTGGCGGTGACAATATCGCCACTTATGGCTTGTCAGTGGGGTACCTCGGGGAAAAAGGCATCACCAGGAACACGGATCATCAACGTAATCAAACCCGCTTTAACGCCGATCTGAACCTCACAAAAAAACTTTCTGCGCAAGCGAATCTTTCTTTTGTGAATAACCAGCAAAACTTGAAAAGCCAGGGAATAGCTCCCAAAACCAATGTATTATACCTCGGCCTGGTAAAAGCGCCAATCTTAGCGCCGCTCCAGAAAAGTTCAACCAACGAAACCGCTCCCATAGCGGCGGATGTCGATGCCTTCAATATTTCCAATCCTTACGCGCTAACGGAAGACATGGTGGGGATCAACAAAAATTACAGGTTTGTTGGGTCTGTTAGTTTTTTCATGAAACTTAATGAAAAATTGAAGCTCCAAACCCTGATCGGAGTGAACTATGATAAGGTCCGGGAGAATTTCTTTATACCGGGATTAGGTGTCGTTCCTGACACACTTGCAACAGGGATATCTACAAATAGTTCGGGCACCAGCACTAAAAGCCTGTATTCGGTCTACAATGATTCGAGGATTTCTTACGCCTCCAGGTTTAGAAACGATCAAAAACTTGCTGTTAACTTTGGTGCTAGGTACAGCTACAGCGAACGCGAAGCTGATGCTGGGTTAGGCTATAGTTCAGCGACCGATGATTATGTTAGTGTCGGCGCAGGTCTTCCTGCACTCAGGTCAAATACCGGCTATAACAGTAAATGGAACTGGATGGATGTTTATGGGAATGTGGACTATGAATTAAAGAACAAATATTTTGCTTCGTTGAATATCGCTGCTGACGCGTCTTCACGCTTTGGGAAAAACGCCAGCACATCTTTTGCTCTCAATGGCAATAAATTAGCCCTGATGCCCTCAATCGGGCTTGGTTGGCTTGTTTCGAGTGAGGGTTTTATGAAAAGTGTCAGGTTTATCGATATACTGAAGTTTCGTGCGGGTTACGGTATGACCGGAAATGATGATATTGGTGATTATACCACTGCCCAGTTTTATAGTTCTCAAAACCTGCTTGGTAGCCAGGGCTTGGTACGTGGCAATATCGCCAATCCTTCTTTGAAATGGGAAACCGTTAAAAAAGCTAATTTGGGTATGGATATTTCATTATTTAAGGAAAGGCTGAACCTGAGCGTGGATTACTTTAACCATCATACTACGGATATGATTACCTATGAACCGACAGGGACCATCTCGGGCTTTAGTTATGCCATCACTAATAATGGTGCGATGGAAACAAAGGGCCTTACTTTTGCAGCAAGCGGACGTTTGCTGAATACCAGGGTAAAATTCGACATCGGTGGAAACATTTCCTTTTACAAAAATAAGCTCACCATGATCCCTGACGATAAGCTACTGACGACATTCGCTGGCGGCACGATCATCAGCCAGGTCGGCCAGACAGCTAACTTGTTCTATGGCTTTAAAACCAATGGTGTTTTCGCTTCCGAAGCTGAGGCTGCTGCATCGGGATTAAAGAACCTGAGGGCGGACGGCACCATAACCAATTTCAGGGGCGGAGATATGCGCTACATCGACAACAATCATGACGGGATTATCGATGATAACGACAGGCAAGTTATTGGTGACCCTAATCCGGCCTTCACCGGCTCTTTTATAACATCGGGATCTTATAAGCGATGGTCAATGGATGCGGTCGTCACTTTTACCAGTGGAAATGATATTTATAATTATACCCGCAGGCAGCTTTCCTCCATGAGCGGGTACGAAAATCAGTTGGATTATGCCATCAATAGGTGGAAAATTCCTGGCCAGGTCACCAATGTGCCTCGGGCGGAATATGGAGATCCGGCGGGAAATTCCCGTTTTTCCGACAGGTGGATCGAGAGCGGGGCATACCTCCGGTTAAGAACTATTTCCGTTACCTATGCTATTCTGAAAACTGGTAGCACCATCAAATCAGCTAAATTATTTTTAACCGCGGATAACCTCTTCACTATTACAAATTACCTGGGTTATGACCCTGAATTTAGCGCCTCAGGGAACCTGTTCAGCCAGGGAACCGATATTGGCCTTGAGCCGCAATTCCGCACTATGCAGATCGGTATAAGACTCGGTTTATAA
- a CDS encoding fasciclin domain-containing protein has product MILKIRHFTYLLVLITLSCSCNKKWDNYNNLRDSALSQSLLERINRNPDLSQFYSLLVKTGYDKVIASSKSFTVWAPNNVAIQKVDLAIMQDSVRLKQFVGNHIANQSYLASTISGQLYIKTLNGKNVTFKRASVDDSPIIVADQYTGNGVLHVIGDAIIPKPSIWEYLMSTTTLQKQELISLNYLAFDRSSAIQTGVNPNTGAPIYKPGTGYTTLNRFNNLADISNEDSLYTYIVLIDPLFVAQQSSLFKYFVTTNLSKSDSLTKFNVISMLAFKGVLNSEAFPDTVYSAVDSVKFHLRKSDIVESRKVSNGIVYVMNNISYKLLGERNDSYARIKPITLQGENIDSMLVTKTYSVRTRRNPNNTIYQDMLLENHGTASMWVNYRTNANSVKYRVYWRVVRDNALALTGSATDLTYFPMRLAFNTPTNVSFTQAKPGVVDNGVDPVTGKHTFSPNYNDVLLGDFVSPFYFSKAAGFGSLNLFLLGNTVTTNGANTLLLDYIKLVPIP; this is encoded by the coding sequence ATGATATTAAAAATACGGCATTTTACATATTTACTAGTACTGATCACGCTTTCTTGTTCCTGTAACAAGAAATGGGATAATTATAACAACTTAAGAGACTCAGCACTGTCCCAAAGTCTTTTAGAGCGGATCAATAGAAACCCGGACCTCAGCCAGTTTTACAGTCTTCTTGTAAAAACGGGGTACGATAAAGTTATCGCTTCTTCCAAATCATTTACGGTATGGGCGCCGAATAACGTGGCCATCCAGAAAGTTGATTTGGCGATTATGCAGGATAGTGTACGGCTAAAACAATTTGTAGGGAACCATATCGCAAATCAGTCCTACCTGGCCTCAACGATCAGTGGGCAGCTTTATATCAAAACCTTGAACGGGAAAAATGTAACTTTTAAAAGGGCGTCGGTTGATGATTCGCCGATCATCGTGGCTGATCAATATACCGGCAACGGCGTGTTACATGTGATCGGGGATGCGATCATTCCTAAGCCGAGTATCTGGGAATACCTGATGTCGACCACGACATTGCAGAAACAGGAGCTCATTTCGCTGAATTATCTGGCCTTTGACCGGTCTTCAGCTATACAGACGGGTGTGAATCCCAATACAGGCGCACCGATCTATAAACCCGGGACAGGCTATACGACGCTCAATAGGTTCAATAATCTGGCCGATATTAGTAATGAAGATTCTCTCTATACCTATATTGTGCTCATCGATCCCCTGTTCGTTGCCCAACAAAGTTCACTATTTAAATACTTTGTTACGACAAATCTTTCCAAATCGGATAGCCTGACCAAATTCAATGTGATCAGCATGCTTGCTTTCAAAGGTGTCCTGAATTCAGAAGCATTTCCAGATACAGTGTATTCCGCTGTTGACAGTGTCAAATTCCATTTAAGAAAGAGTGACATCGTGGAGAGCCGCAAAGTTAGCAATGGTATAGTTTACGTGATGAACAACATTAGTTACAAGTTGTTGGGGGAAAGGAACGATAGCTATGCAAGGATCAAACCGATCACGCTCCAAGGAGAAAATATAGACAGTATGCTGGTCACGAAAACCTATAGTGTACGAACCCGGAGGAACCCGAATAACACCATATACCAGGACATGCTCTTGGAAAATCATGGTACAGCTTCAATGTGGGTTAATTATCGGACAAACGCCAACTCCGTTAAATACAGGGTTTATTGGCGGGTCGTGCGTGATAATGCATTAGCCCTGACGGGTTCAGCTACTGACCTGACCTATTTTCCTATGAGACTGGCTTTCAATACGCCGACCAATGTCTCCTTTACGCAGGCCAAGCCAGGCGTGGTCGACAATGGTGTCGACCCGGTGACCGGAAAACACACTTTTTCACCCAATTATAATGATGTATTATTGGGTGACTTTGTCAGTCCCTTCTATTTCTCGAAAGCTGCCGGTTTCGGCTCATTAAATTTATTTCTTCTTGGAAATACGGTAACAACCAATGGGGCAAATACATTGCTTTTAGATTATATCAAACTGGTCCCCATCCCCTAA
- a CDS encoding fasciclin domain-containing protein translates to MKKTQGLQLATVITGFFIALFFAKCKQEPLVINTSSNVNITSYLDKYPEQFSLFRKMIERAGTDGFLQAYGKYTLFLPTNDGVKAYLAKAGKNSVDDIDLGELKDVVNFHILNDTISTSKFSDGKISALTLQGQYLTTGVTLAAGITKLTVNKQGDILTSNVRVGNGIIHVISQVLLPAKNTLAKMIESDPNYSVFTQALKATGWYDSLNVIPSNNPIATRKFLTVLAESNSVLNAAGFPDFISLKARLSPGSGDPKNVMDSLHTFIGYHIIPGANYLADFATLTSLNTLAPPDILNISRSAGNILINDIVFNGIYEPGSLISRSSSDLSASNGVLHAMAPYSSTAGITTGHFAIKIRKPVPVYWDVCDFPEIRAIPSIFRQAGSASTYFSKYSATDQPISGWDWERKSSGTPTAPNNKYDQRYLNYTGACYNDVLNPSISIPTAANSGAGLNSWIYMKTPVIVKGRYKVWICYSRDSQGGGDYPLGRRVQCRVLVDGVTMAKPFDFSEPPPIVPTMSELESQGWKYYMSNPVVATAPSSKPFIGKLVGIVDIAVTNVHQVRLEVIQGNQSLDRNKLDMIHFIPTDWPSQVLPRFRPDGTQDFTPIP, encoded by the coding sequence ATGAAAAAAACTCAAGGCCTTCAACTGGCGACAGTGATTACCGGTTTTTTTATTGCACTTTTTTTCGCGAAATGCAAACAAGAGCCTTTGGTGATCAACACCAGCAGTAATGTCAACATTACCTCTTATCTTGATAAATATCCGGAGCAGTTTTCACTATTCAGAAAAATGATTGAGCGGGCGGGAACCGACGGCTTTTTGCAGGCCTATGGAAAGTACACGCTTTTTCTTCCTACTAATGATGGGGTTAAGGCCTACTTGGCCAAAGCAGGCAAGAATTCCGTGGACGACATTGATTTAGGAGAACTAAAGGACGTTGTCAATTTTCATATCCTGAATGATACCATTTCTACCTCTAAATTCAGTGATGGTAAGATAAGTGCTCTAACTCTTCAGGGTCAATACCTTACCACAGGAGTAACTCTGGCTGCTGGGATCACCAAGCTAACAGTCAATAAGCAGGGAGATATACTTACCTCCAATGTACGTGTCGGCAACGGGATTATCCACGTGATCAGCCAGGTACTCTTACCCGCGAAAAATACTTTGGCAAAAATGATAGAGAGTGATCCCAATTATTCAGTTTTTACTCAGGCTCTTAAAGCAACTGGTTGGTATGATTCGCTTAACGTCATCCCGTCGAATAATCCTATTGCCACACGAAAATTCCTGACTGTTCTGGCGGAAAGCAATAGCGTACTGAATGCTGCAGGATTTCCGGATTTCATCAGCCTTAAAGCCCGCCTTTCCCCGGGTAGCGGAGATCCTAAGAATGTAATGGATAGCCTGCATACCTTTATTGGTTACCACATCATACCTGGTGCAAACTATCTGGCAGATTTTGCTACCCTGACCTCGCTAAACACACTGGCCCCGCCAGATATCCTGAATATTTCCAGGAGTGCAGGTAATATCCTCATTAATGATATTGTTTTTAACGGTATATATGAACCCGGGAGTTTAATCTCAAGGTCATCAAGCGATCTTTCTGCCTCTAACGGGGTACTGCACGCTATGGCACCTTATTCTTCTACAGCCGGAATAACTACGGGGCATTTCGCTATCAAGATCCGTAAACCGGTCCCTGTATACTGGGATGTTTGTGACTTCCCGGAAATCAGGGCTATCCCTAGCATTTTCAGACAGGCTGGGTCGGCTTCGACCTACTTTTCGAAATATTCCGCAACAGATCAGCCGATCAGTGGCTGGGACTGGGAAAGGAAGTCTTCAGGCACGCCAACTGCGCCTAATAACAAATATGATCAGCGATACCTGAACTATACGGGCGCTTGCTACAACGACGTGCTGAATCCATCCATTAGTATTCCAACAGCGGCCAACAGCGGAGCCGGGCTCAACTCTTGGATCTATATGAAGACCCCGGTCATTGTAAAAGGCAGGTATAAAGTTTGGATCTGTTACTCAAGGGATTCACAGGGCGGCGGCGATTACCCGTTGGGCAGACGTGTTCAATGCAGGGTGCTGGTCGACGGCGTTACAATGGCTAAACCTTTCGATTTTTCTGAGCCCCCGCCGATTGTTCCAACCATGTCGGAATTGGAATCCCAAGGCTGGAAATATTACATGTCCAATCCAGTCGTTGCCACGGCCCCCTCATCGAAGCCTTTTATTGGCAAACTGGTCGGCATTGTCGATATCGCCGTGACCAATGTGCATCAGGTACGCCTTGAAGTGATACAGGGCAACCAGTCGCTGGACAGAAACAAGTTGGATATGATACATTTTATCCCAACCGACTGGCCCTCGCAGGTATTGCCAAGATTCAGACCTGACGGCACTCAAGATTTTACACCAATACCATAA
- a CDS encoding RagB/SusD family nutrient uptake outer membrane protein — protein sequence MKINMKLKFSLVLCLLTFVSCSKWLDLKPQDGSVREDYWKTKQQIEAAVVGCYFSLANGTLVQNLFIWGELRADMVIPTVSATTEENDLVSGNILSTSSLTKWNSIYSVINNCNTIIEYAPLVLQSDKTLTQGQLDNYLAEARGLRALMYFNLVRAFGEVPLQLKAVSSDSRQELLTKSSQEDVLKQVIDDLAFADEHAMLNFGADAAKNKGRITRYGINAIQADVYLWMAGSDHPEYYTQCIKACDKIINSGNFGLIDGSKQADWFNTVFFTGNSNESIFEIQFDAQLLNPFYTMFINLSGKHFLAAPRVTDVVYGNDPNPLNKDIRGDGGAVRATDYVIWKFAGTPGNSSLRAPGESYAHWFFYRYADILLLKAEALTFSNNTTGALALVKTVRARARAIAATEENPDPNNVQDVADYILRERRREFAFEGKRWFDVLRNAKRDKYTRIDLILNMIGEIAPGDKVQLIVGKYSDRRSHYLPINLDELLADKNLVQNPFYQ from the coding sequence ATGAAAATCAATATGAAACTGAAATTTTCGCTCGTTCTATGCCTGTTGACCTTCGTTTCCTGTAGCAAATGGCTGGATTTAAAACCACAAGACGGTTCTGTCCGTGAAGATTACTGGAAAACCAAACAGCAAATAGAAGCTGCGGTCGTAGGGTGTTATTTTTCGCTGGCCAATGGGACACTAGTGCAAAACCTTTTCATTTGGGGTGAGTTGCGGGCAGACATGGTCATTCCCACAGTGAGCGCTACTACCGAAGAAAATGACTTGGTATCCGGGAATATTTTGTCGACCAGTTCACTGACCAAGTGGAACAGCATCTACTCGGTGATCAACAATTGTAATACCATTATCGAATATGCTCCGCTGGTTTTGCAGTCTGACAAGACACTTACACAGGGCCAACTTGATAATTATCTCGCAGAAGCTCGGGGCCTGAGAGCACTAATGTATTTTAACCTTGTTCGAGCCTTCGGAGAGGTACCTCTTCAGCTTAAAGCTGTATCAAGTGATTCCAGGCAAGAGCTTCTGACGAAGAGCAGCCAGGAAGACGTTTTGAAACAGGTCATCGACGATCTTGCTTTTGCCGACGAGCACGCGATGCTGAACTTTGGAGCGGATGCCGCAAAAAATAAAGGAAGGATAACAAGATACGGGATAAACGCCATACAGGCTGATGTTTACTTATGGATGGCCGGAAGCGATCATCCGGAATACTATACACAATGCATTAAAGCCTGTGATAAGATAATCAACTCCGGTAATTTTGGGCTGATCGATGGTAGTAAACAAGCAGATTGGTTCAATACGGTTTTTTTTACAGGAAACTCGAATGAGAGCATTTTTGAGATCCAGTTTGATGCCCAATTGCTGAACCCTTTTTATACGATGTTTATCAACCTGAGTGGAAAGCATTTTTTAGCTGCCCCGAGGGTGACCGACGTAGTCTACGGCAACGATCCCAATCCCCTGAATAAAGACATCAGGGGAGATGGGGGGGCTGTTCGAGCGACAGATTATGTCATCTGGAAGTTTGCTGGAACGCCAGGGAACAGTTCATTAAGAGCCCCCGGAGAATCCTACGCACATTGGTTTTTTTACCGGTACGCGGATATCCTGCTTCTGAAAGCAGAAGCCCTGACCTTTTCAAATAATACCACTGGTGCTTTGGCACTCGTTAAGACCGTCCGCGCCCGCGCCCGGGCCATAGCCGCCACAGAAGAAAACCCGGACCCTAACAATGTTCAGGATGTAGCCGATTATATACTGAGAGAACGGAGGCGCGAGTTTGCTTTCGAAGGAAAAAGATGGTTCGACGTACTCCGGAATGCTAAACGTGATAAATATACCCGTATAGACCTTATCCTTAATATGATAGGTGAAATTGCCCCCGGAGATAAGGTGCAATTGATCGTTGGAAAGTATTCAGACAGGCGGAGCCATTACCTACCTATAAATCTCGATGAGCTGCTGGCTGACAAAAATTTAGTTCAAAACCCTTTTTACCAATAA